In Glycine max cultivar Williams 82 chromosome 5 unlocalized genomic scaffold, Glycine_max_v4.0 Gm05_scaffold_79, whole genome shotgun sequence, the following are encoded in one genomic region:
- the LOC100796098 gene encoding glucan endo-1,3-beta-glucosidase 13 isoform X1, with product MRNKMCLFLFLFFMECYLVWQKYIATARGIVVQQKSEAAIPVTTLSPPEGNTTFIDGTTWCVALAGVSQADLQNALDWACGLGMADCTAIQHGGPCFEPDTLVSHASFAFNSYYQINGNSDIACNFGGTAALTKHNPSYGKCVYSTSGSLVASAPPSLRKHNQNLVWSKLAALLLLSYFWM from the exons ATGAGAAACAAAATGTGCCTTTTCCTCTTCCTGTTTTTTATGGAATGCTATCTGG TCTGGCAAAAATATATAGCCACGGCAAGGGGAATTGTGGTGCAACAAAAGTCAGAAGCTGCAATCCCAGTGACAACATTGTCACCACCTGAAGGCAACACTACATTCATTGATGGCACAACTTGGTGTGTGGCTCTTGCTGGTGTTTCCCAAGCTGACTTGCAGAATGCTCTTGATTGGGCTTGTGGACTTGGAATGGCAGATTGCACAGCCATCCAACATGGTGGACCATGTTTTGAACCAGATACACTAGTTTCCCATGCATCCTTTGCTTTCAACAGCTACTATCAGATTAATGGCAATTCTGATATTGCATGCAATTTTGGAGGAACTGCTGCTTTGACAAAGCATAACCCCA GTTATGGAAAATGTGTCTATTCTACATCTGG ATCTTTAGTTGCTTCTGCCCCACCTTCACTGAGGAAGCATAACCAAAACCTGGTTTGGTCGAAACTTGCTGCCTTGTTACTGCTTTCATACTTTTGGATGTGA
- the LOC100796098 gene encoding glucan endo-1,3-beta-glucosidase 13 isoform X2, whose amino-acid sequence MRNKMCLFLFLFFMECYLATARGIVVQQKSEAAIPVTTLSPPEGNTTFIDGTTWCVALAGVSQADLQNALDWACGLGMADCTAIQHGGPCFEPDTLVSHASFAFNSYYQINGNSDIACNFGGTAALTKHNPSYGKCVYSTSGSLVASAPPSLRKHNQNLVWSKLAALLLLSYFWM is encoded by the exons ATGAGAAACAAAATGTGCCTTTTCCTCTTCCTGTTTTTTATGGAATGCTATCTGG CCACGGCAAGGGGAATTGTGGTGCAACAAAAGTCAGAAGCTGCAATCCCAGTGACAACATTGTCACCACCTGAAGGCAACACTACATTCATTGATGGCACAACTTGGTGTGTGGCTCTTGCTGGTGTTTCCCAAGCTGACTTGCAGAATGCTCTTGATTGGGCTTGTGGACTTGGAATGGCAGATTGCACAGCCATCCAACATGGTGGACCATGTTTTGAACCAGATACACTAGTTTCCCATGCATCCTTTGCTTTCAACAGCTACTATCAGATTAATGGCAATTCTGATATTGCATGCAATTTTGGAGGAACTGCTGCTTTGACAAAGCATAACCCCA GTTATGGAAAATGTGTCTATTCTACATCTGG ATCTTTAGTTGCTTCTGCCCCACCTTCACTGAGGAAGCATAACCAAAACCTGGTTTGGTCGAAACTTGCTGCCTTGTTACTGCTTTCATACTTTTGGATGTGA